The Phycisphaerae bacterium genome includes a region encoding these proteins:
- the selD gene encoding selenide, water dikinase SelD produces the protein MAQVLRVLPTPSDPNLLVGTARLDDAGVYAIGPSTALVQTVDFFPPLVDDPFAYGRIAAANSLSDVYAMGGRPVTAMNILCFPDDVLPAEIAAEIVRGGDERVRTAGAVTVGGHSVRDTEIKYGLAVTGLVDPARVVTNAGARPGDILILTKPLGSGVLATAFRAGKIDESQLAESVDCMIDLNAAASEAMVEVGVSAATDVTGFGLLGHGLELALASGVTLEIDAASVPLLTDVTLLARKRHLTRSHRATLEHVASHMRLVGDVDDVLVKILADAQTSGGLLIALPADRVDAYGSSLESRSPRPAVAIGRVVPKEDSAILLR, from the coding sequence CTGGCGCAGGTTCTGCGCGTCCTGCCGACCCCTTCCGACCCAAACCTCCTGGTTGGCACCGCCCGTCTCGATGACGCCGGTGTCTACGCCATCGGACCGTCCACCGCCCTTGTCCAGACCGTCGACTTCTTTCCGCCATTGGTGGACGATCCGTTCGCCTACGGCCGAATCGCCGCCGCAAACAGCCTCTCCGACGTGTATGCCATGGGGGGGCGACCCGTCACGGCCATGAACATCCTCTGTTTTCCGGATGACGTGCTGCCCGCCGAAATCGCCGCCGAGATTGTTCGCGGCGGAGACGAGCGCGTTCGTACGGCCGGCGCCGTCACCGTCGGCGGGCACAGCGTTCGCGACACGGAGATCAAATACGGATTGGCGGTTACCGGGCTGGTGGATCCCGCCAGGGTCGTCACCAATGCCGGGGCCCGCCCGGGCGACATCCTCATCCTTACCAAACCTCTGGGAAGCGGTGTGCTCGCCACTGCGTTCCGCGCCGGGAAGATCGACGAGTCGCAGCTGGCGGAGTCCGTCGACTGCATGATCGACCTGAATGCCGCCGCCTCCGAGGCAATGGTTGAAGTCGGCGTCAGCGCGGCCACCGACGTAACCGGATTCGGGCTGCTCGGGCACGGGCTGGAGTTGGCATTGGCAAGCGGTGTGACCCTCGAGATTGACGCCGCTTCGGTTCCTTTGCTTACCGATGTGACCCTGCTGGCTCGCAAGCGGCATCTCACCCGATCCCATCGTGCCACCCTGGAGCACGTGGCGTCCCACATGCGCCTCGTCGGCGACGTCGATGACGTCCTCGTGAAGATTCTCGCCGATGCCCAGACGTCGGGTGGTCTGCTCATTGCGCTCCCGGCCGATCGCGTGGATGCCTACGGCTCGTCATTGGAAAGTCGAAGTCCTCGTCCGGCGGTCGCCATCGGTCGTGTCGTCCCGAAGGAAGACTCGGCCATTCTTCTGCGCTGA
- a CDS encoding peptidylprolyl isomerase yields the protein MCFRGYSCLALALVTATSAFAQEKVVNQRPGLQAHLRVPAVPMIPGQPVWVGFSIENSSDESVTLTVPGTEPAIPSPEMGLPLPHVFSGVTTPPIVLEGMAGSRWDAPLGFRRPDEAPILILAPHSSVGTTVDLREYYPALRGAGNYRITWQPYDGAAAAASANIRIETLKQAIITTDEGRMTLRFFYEDAPQTVANFIELATDRFYDGKTFHRLEPGYFILGGCPRGDGTGIRLDGKRVPAEFNDHPFRKGTVAMALLNDDPDSASSQFFICNTRQKEWDGKYTAFAELVGDESFETLDRLMAVPVNEQGRPERELVMRTVRVSEAPSDMYAASPATMP from the coding sequence ATGTGTTTTCGCGGATATTCGTGTCTGGCGCTGGCGCTTGTCACCGCCACGTCGGCGTTCGCACAAGAGAAGGTCGTCAATCAGCGTCCCGGATTGCAGGCGCACTTGCGCGTGCCGGCCGTCCCGATGATTCCCGGACAGCCCGTCTGGGTCGGTTTCTCGATCGAGAATTCGTCCGATGAATCGGTGACGCTGACGGTCCCAGGAACGGAGCCGGCCATCCCGTCCCCGGAAATGGGACTTCCGCTGCCCCACGTATTCAGCGGCGTCACGACCCCCCCCATCGTGTTGGAAGGGATGGCGGGCAGTCGATGGGACGCGCCGCTGGGTTTCCGCAGGCCGGACGAGGCGCCGATCCTCATTCTCGCGCCGCACAGCTCCGTGGGAACGACGGTGGATCTTCGGGAGTACTACCCCGCGCTGCGCGGGGCGGGGAACTATCGGATTACCTGGCAACCCTACGACGGGGCCGCAGCCGCGGCTTCGGCCAATATCCGCATCGAGACTCTGAAGCAGGCGATCATCACCACGGATGAGGGGCGCATGACGCTGCGATTTTTCTACGAGGATGCCCCGCAAACGGTGGCCAATTTCATCGAACTGGCCACCGATCGATTCTACGACGGCAAGACCTTCCACCGGCTCGAGCCGGGGTACTTCATTCTCGGCGGGTGTCCCCGTGGCGATGGAACGGGGATCCGGCTAGACGGCAAGCGCGTGCCGGCTGAGTTCAACGACCATCCGTTTCGAAAAGGAACGGTGGCCATGGCGCTGCTGAACGACGATCCGGACTCGGCCAGCAGCCAGTTCTTCATCTGCAACACACGGCAGAAGGAATGGGACGGCAAATACACGGCATTTGCCGAACTGGTCGGCGATGAGTCCTTCGAAACGCTCGACCGTCTGATGGCCGTTCCGGTCAATGAACAGGGGCGCCCCGAGCGTGAGCTCGTGATGCGCACGGTACGGGTCAGTGAGGCGCCTTCGGATATGTACGCGGCTTCCCCTGCGACCATGCCCTGA
- the nadC gene encoding carboxylating nicotinate-nucleotide diphosphorylase, translating into MARREDLGERGDITTQLMADLKADATFALVVKKPGVFAGREIVPFVLHAYDAAIECSWSPSGNDGERIEKVPMELARIRGPVGSILAAERVLLNFLQRLSGIATTTRSFIDAVAGTSAVITDTRKTTPGWRALEKYAVRCGGGKNHRAGLYDAVLIKDNHLAGVEPTRVGAVVFDMLNRLGQWGVNPTFVEVEAPGMMYVEELLKVVGVDIILLDNMSVATMREAVALRDAFGLRGKVRLEASGGIDLATVRQVAEAGVDRISVGAITHSAPALDLSLEPSGC; encoded by the coding sequence ATGGCCCGCCGGGAGGATCTCGGCGAGCGCGGGGACATCACCACACAACTGATGGCCGATCTCAAGGCCGATGCGACGTTTGCACTGGTGGTGAAGAAGCCGGGCGTTTTTGCGGGCAGAGAAATCGTCCCGTTTGTACTGCATGCCTATGATGCAGCGATCGAATGTTCCTGGTCACCGTCGGGAAACGACGGCGAGCGGATCGAGAAAGTTCCAATGGAACTCGCCCGCATCCGCGGTCCTGTCGGTTCGATTCTCGCCGCCGAAAGGGTCCTGCTGAACTTTCTCCAGCGACTCAGCGGAATTGCCACGACTACGCGGAGCTTCATCGACGCCGTGGCCGGAACGTCCGCGGTCATCACCGATACCCGCAAGACCACGCCCGGGTGGCGGGCGCTCGAAAAATACGCCGTGCGTTGTGGCGGCGGCAAGAACCATCGTGCCGGCCTGTACGATGCCGTCCTGATCAAGGACAACCATCTGGCCGGGGTGGAGCCCACACGCGTCGGCGCGGTGGTTTTCGACATGCTCAATCGGCTGGGTCAATGGGGTGTGAACCCCACCTTCGTTGAAGTGGAGGCGCCCGGCATGATGTATGTCGAAGAACTCCTCAAAGTCGTTGGCGTCGACATTATCCTCCTCGACAACATGTCTGTCGCAACCATGCGGGAGGCGGTGGCCCTTCGTGATGCATTCGGGCTTCGCGGCAAAGTCCGGCTGGAAGCCTCGGGCGGTATCGATCTCGCCACGGTCCGCCAAGTGGCTGAGGCCGGCGTGGACCGCATCTCCGTCGGGGCGATCACGCATTCGGCACCGGCGCTTGACCTTTCCCTGGAGCCGTCGGGATGCTGA
- a CDS encoding A24 family peptidase, producing the protein MSLLATLWWMAFFAALGLCAGSFLNVVIYRLPRNLSLRDPIWSMCPHCGSRIRWYDNLPIVSYLVLGGRCRDCHRTISQRYLVVEALTAIVVLAIVDAFFVAHTRGGLLQSQFGLTDKLAVDWPILLAHLVLFTSLLSMSAIDIEHYWVDIRFTHFATIVGFAAHTIWTPRHSMEWIRPWDSTAIGSIFALGGLGLTWVILVCQPRVDPEDFDENDVDGPEESLTVASDSPGFPTASEAAMLTGPAAEIGVAPPVANPRTLWKTVTIPWGGWLFIAALTVLLTLMSLAELGYGTAANDWRLLGVMFLLFLLVARLGMTPRESDQHIVEAIHEERFGARRMVLEELALLLPAIAGGIIGLWLMSRGGTFTEDAARSLHSTLHLSDFGLFRHWQPLYGLATAASGFVVAGAIGWAVRIGFTLLFGREAFGSGDIHMMAAAGCVAGWPVVALGLFLTCVLALGGWILALPLKRSRAIPLGPWLSLAFLIVVVFYDQLLRWPFLERAISNVNYLLFNNSQAPFS; encoded by the coding sequence TTGAGCCTGCTGGCGACCCTTTGGTGGATGGCGTTCTTCGCAGCGCTGGGCCTGTGCGCTGGCAGTTTCCTCAACGTCGTCATCTATCGCCTCCCGCGCAACCTGTCCCTCCGAGATCCGATCTGGTCGATGTGCCCGCACTGCGGATCACGCATACGCTGGTACGATAATTTGCCCATCGTCAGCTACCTCGTTCTGGGCGGGAGATGCCGAGACTGCCACCGGACCATTTCCCAGCGTTATCTCGTCGTGGAAGCGTTGACTGCAATCGTAGTCCTGGCCATTGTGGATGCGTTCTTCGTCGCCCATACCCGCGGCGGACTGCTGCAATCACAATTCGGCCTGACCGACAAACTCGCGGTGGATTGGCCGATCCTGCTCGCCCACCTGGTCCTGTTCACCAGCCTCCTCTCCATGTCAGCCATCGATATTGAGCATTACTGGGTGGATATTCGTTTCACGCACTTCGCGACGATCGTCGGATTCGCCGCACACACCATCTGGACGCCCCGGCACTCGATGGAGTGGATCCGACCCTGGGACTCCACGGCCATAGGATCGATCTTTGCTCTCGGCGGCTTGGGTCTCACCTGGGTTATCCTGGTTTGCCAGCCGCGTGTCGATCCCGAGGATTTTGACGAGAACGACGTCGATGGACCTGAAGAATCATTGACGGTTGCTTCGGATTCCCCCGGATTCCCCACAGCGAGCGAGGCGGCGATGCTGACCGGCCCGGCGGCCGAAATCGGCGTTGCGCCGCCGGTGGCGAATCCGCGAACGCTCTGGAAAACTGTCACGATCCCTTGGGGTGGATGGCTGTTCATTGCCGCGCTTACGGTCCTGCTGACACTGATGTCATTGGCGGAACTGGGATATGGCACAGCGGCAAACGATTGGCGCTTGCTTGGCGTCATGTTCCTCCTGTTCCTGCTCGTCGCACGACTGGGCATGACGCCGCGCGAGTCGGATCAGCACATCGTCGAGGCGATTCACGAAGAGCGCTTCGGGGCTCGGCGTATGGTGCTGGAAGAACTGGCGTTGCTGCTGCCGGCAATTGCGGGCGGGATCATCGGACTCTGGTTGATGTCGCGGGGCGGCACGTTTACCGAGGACGCGGCCCGCTCGCTGCACTCGACCCTGCATCTGTCCGACTTCGGCCTATTCCGCCATTGGCAGCCACTGTATGGTCTGGCCACCGCCGCGAGCGGGTTCGTCGTTGCCGGAGCAATCGGTTGGGCCGTCCGTATCGGATTCACGCTCCTGTTTGGTCGCGAGGCGTTCGGTTCAGGCGATATTCACATGATGGCCGCCGCGGGGTGCGTTGCCGGCTGGCCGGTCGTCGCCCTCGGCCTTTTTCTGACCTGCGTACTAGCGCTGGGAGGCTGGATTCTGGCCCTTCCCTTGAAACGCAGCCGGGCGATCCCGCTGGGTCCGTGGCTTTCGTTGGCGTTCCTGATCGTCGTGGTTTTCTACGACCAACTCCTCCGCTGGCCTTTTCTGGAGAGGGCCATCAGCAACGTGAATTACCTGCTCTTCAACAACTCACAGGCTCCGTTTTCCTGA
- a CDS encoding OmpA family protein produces MSRQAMSGLVLICGLGFLTTGCASNQKQRMSMLEDANQRLADQLNRMRGDLTTASQDVDELNRRLLAAQQENENLRGELADASTPVEAAPGWTAVPGGAMIAIETEVLFPSGKAVLRPEALRTLDGIVSTISGQYQEKDVFVIGHTDNQPIKKSGWKDNWELSTERALAVVRYLQDHGVGAARLVAGGASMYRPVAENSSERGRALNRRVEIYAVDSYLLKATP; encoded by the coding sequence ATGTCCAGGCAGGCGATGAGCGGTCTGGTCCTGATCTGTGGTTTGGGATTTCTGACGACCGGTTGTGCAAGCAATCAGAAACAGCGGATGTCCATGCTGGAGGACGCCAACCAGCGGCTTGCCGATCAACTCAACCGCATGCGCGGCGACCTCACCACAGCCAGCCAGGACGTGGACGAACTGAATCGTAGACTTCTTGCGGCGCAGCAGGAAAACGAGAATTTGCGGGGCGAGCTCGCCGACGCCTCGACGCCCGTGGAAGCCGCGCCGGGTTGGACCGCCGTACCCGGCGGTGCGATGATTGCGATCGAGACAGAGGTTCTATTCCCTTCCGGAAAAGCCGTGCTTCGACCTGAGGCCCTTCGTACGCTGGACGGCATCGTCAGCACCATCTCCGGGCAGTATCAGGAGAAGGACGTTTTCGTCATCGGCCACACCGACAACCAGCCCATCAAGAAGAGTGGGTGGAAGGACAACTGGGAGTTGAGCACCGAGCGGGCTTTGGCCGTCGTTCGCTACCTCCAGGACCATGGTGTGGGTGCGGCCAGACTGGTGGCCGGAGGCGCGTCGATGTATCGACCTGTTGCCGAGAATTCCTCCGAGCGAGGCCGAGCACTTAACCGCCGGGTGGAAATCTACGCGGTGGATTCATACCTGCTCAAGGCAACGCCGTAA
- a CDS encoding methyltransferase domain-containing protein → MADLKDCVRAYYDEFAGVYDTKHGVSGAGQAYNFRTYYEPFLTRHVPAGSRVLELGCGTGVYTRWLTDRGCTVTAMDISPAMIEQARKRSPDATYVVGDCERPLEHLPEEDRRDAFDIILGINTFSYYPNKESALKGYYNLLKPGGRIVFIDMNGTCPLYRIMKWTGKNEMPQWYPHIRQSNDRRLRELAGAAGLRIAGLTHFVFIPNALGSLAVTLLRPIDALLSRLPLIRNWSMRVALLAERT, encoded by the coding sequence GTGGCCGACCTGAAGGACTGCGTACGAGCCTACTACGACGAGTTCGCCGGCGTGTACGACACGAAACACGGCGTCTCGGGAGCGGGACAGGCCTACAACTTCCGCACGTACTACGAGCCGTTTCTGACCCGCCACGTACCCGCAGGAAGCCGCGTGCTCGAGCTGGGCTGCGGGACGGGCGTCTACACCCGGTGGCTGACGGATCGCGGGTGCACCGTAACGGCCATGGATATCAGCCCGGCCATGATCGAGCAGGCGCGGAAACGCAGTCCGGATGCGACATACGTCGTCGGGGATTGCGAGAGACCGCTGGAACATCTTCCCGAGGAAGACAGGCGCGACGCTTTCGATATCATCCTCGGCATCAACACGTTCAGTTACTACCCGAACAAAGAGTCCGCCCTGAAGGGATACTACAACCTGCTCAAGCCCGGCGGCCGGATCGTCTTCATCGACATGAATGGGACGTGCCCGCTGTATCGCATCATGAAATGGACGGGTAAGAACGAGATGCCCCAATGGTATCCGCACATACGCCAGTCCAACGACCGGCGACTCCGCGAGCTTGCGGGTGCCGCAGGGCTGCGCATCGCGGGATTGACCCACTTCGTGTTCATCCCCAACGCACTTGGATCGTTGGCCGTGACGCTTCTGCGTCCGATCGACGCGCTGCTGAGCCGATTGCCGCTGATTCGAAACTGGTCCATGCGCGTGGCGCTGCTTGCCGAACGAACGTAA
- a CDS encoding redoxin domain-containing protein, translating to MMGRVRAPELTANLGWLNTDRPLSFAEELRGQVVVLDFWTYCCINCIHILPDLAYLEEKYADQPVTFIGVHSAKFSNEASRETIRAAILRYEIRHAVVIDEDMKIWRAYAARSWPTVVVVDAKGVVSCVAAGEGNRETLDQAIAQALAQGRAEGSLAPGPLELQREGEVRAASGLAFPGKVLADAAANRLFIADSNHNRILVAELPDENGHSRVLAVIGSGSAGRDDGPPDRATFNHPQGLAYSRGKLYVADTENHLIRAIDLNAYTVTTVVGTGELSNDCAGGAMGTAQGINSPWDLTIEGSTLYVAMAGRHQIWRIDLPVGFARALAGSGRENLADGPTETAALAQPSGICMLNGTIYFADSEVSAVRGIDMATEQVFTVIGEGLFVFGDVDGSYPDARLQHPLGVAPWGNVLLVADTYNHKIKVVDPGGRTVRTLLGTGKPEASAGDGQVAFFEPGGLSVSGQRLFVADTNNHRVVELDLATQSWREVVLTGISGIGGREEESETPTTKLAPVNIAPDRSIDLLLHPLLPEGAHLNGEAPWSVRISLGDTVVSQVTGKSSELPLLVKLPAGAVREGTWSILASVTYCTTADGGLCAPGTHRWTVPVRLSGTDSVLRLDGR from the coding sequence ATGATGGGACGCGTTCGAGCGCCGGAGCTCACGGCCAACCTGGGTTGGCTGAATACGGACCGCCCGCTCAGCTTCGCCGAGGAGCTTCGCGGGCAGGTGGTTGTGCTGGACTTCTGGACCTATTGCTGCATCAACTGCATCCACATCCTGCCCGATTTGGCGTATCTGGAGGAAAAATACGCCGACCAGCCGGTGACGTTTATCGGCGTGCACAGCGCCAAGTTCAGCAATGAGGCGTCGCGAGAAACGATCCGCGCCGCGATTCTCCGATACGAGATTCGTCACGCGGTGGTCATCGACGAGGACATGAAGATCTGGCGGGCCTACGCTGCCCGCAGTTGGCCTACCGTCGTCGTTGTGGACGCGAAGGGCGTGGTTTCGTGCGTGGCCGCGGGGGAAGGGAACCGAGAGACGCTGGACCAGGCCATCGCCCAGGCGCTGGCGCAGGGTCGGGCCGAGGGCAGCTTGGCGCCAGGCCCGCTCGAGCTGCAACGGGAGGGCGAAGTCCGCGCTGCATCGGGACTGGCGTTCCCCGGCAAGGTCCTGGCGGACGCGGCAGCCAATCGGCTGTTCATCGCCGATTCGAATCACAATCGCATCCTGGTGGCCGAGCTTCCCGACGAGAACGGTCATAGCCGTGTTCTGGCGGTGATCGGCTCGGGCAGCGCAGGTCGCGACGACGGCCCACCGGACCGGGCCACGTTCAACCATCCGCAGGGGCTCGCCTACTCCCGCGGCAAGCTCTACGTCGCGGACACCGAGAACCACCTGATCCGCGCTATCGACCTGAATGCGTACACGGTGACGACGGTCGTCGGAACCGGAGAGTTGAGCAACGATTGCGCAGGTGGTGCCATGGGCACGGCACAGGGCATCAATTCTCCCTGGGACCTGACCATCGAGGGCTCGACCCTCTACGTAGCCATGGCCGGTCGGCATCAGATCTGGCGCATCGACCTGCCGGTGGGATTCGCTCGGGCGCTTGCGGGATCGGGGCGGGAGAACCTCGCCGACGGGCCGACGGAGACCGCGGCACTGGCCCAGCCATCGGGCATATGCATGCTCAACGGCACGATTTATTTCGCGGACAGCGAGGTCAGCGCCGTTCGGGGCATCGACATGGCCACCGAGCAGGTGTTCACGGTGATCGGTGAAGGTCTGTTCGTCTTCGGTGACGTGGACGGATCGTACCCCGACGCTCGTCTGCAGCACCCGCTGGGCGTAGCGCCGTGGGGCAACGTGCTGCTCGTAGCCGATACGTACAACCACAAGATCAAGGTCGTCGACCCGGGCGGGCGAACGGTTCGCACGCTGCTGGGCACGGGCAAGCCGGAAGCCTCGGCTGGTGACGGTCAGGTCGCGTTCTTCGAGCCGGGCGGACTTTCGGTGTCCGGGCAACGGCTGTTTGTGGCGGACACCAACAACCATCGTGTCGTCGAGCTCGACCTGGCGACACAATCCTGGCGCGAAGTCGTGCTGACGGGGATCTCAGGAATCGGCGGACGCGAGGAGGAAAGCGAGACACCGACGACGAAACTCGCCCCGGTGAACATCGCCCCGGATCGCAGTATCGATCTGCTGCTTCATCCCCTGCTACCCGAAGGGGCGCATCTGAACGGTGAAGCGCCGTGGTCGGTACGCATTTCCCTTGGTGACACGGTCGTGTCCCAAGTGACGGGCAAATCGTCCGAGCTGCCGTTGCTGGTCAAGCTCCCCGCCGGCGCCGTCCGCGAGGGAACGTGGAGCATTCTGGCCAGCGTAACCTATTGTACGACTGCCGACGGCGGTCTATGCGCGCCCGGCACACACCGCTGGACGGTCCCCGTACGCCTCTCGGGAACGGATTCCGTTCTGCGGCTTGATGGGCGCTAA
- a CDS encoding CDGSH iron-sulfur domain-containing protein, with protein MAEPKHGTRPMVVEETPGKKAYCQCGLSARLPYCDGTHSREQTGLSPVVCEVTETGRKSVCQCHRSASLPWCDGTHKTI; from the coding sequence ATGGCTGAACCGAAACACGGAACACGGCCGATGGTCGTGGAGGAAACCCCCGGAAAGAAGGCCTATTGTCAATGTGGGCTCTCGGCCCGTTTGCCCTATTGCGACGGGACGCACAGCCGCGAGCAGACCGGCCTGTCGCCGGTCGTGTGCGAGGTCACCGAAACAGGACGAAAGTCCGTCTGCCAATGCCATCGCAGTGCGTCCCTGCCGTGGTGCGATGGAACGCACAAGACCATCTGA